The window GCGTCGCGGCCGAGACGGACGTGGCGGTCTCGCAGCTGCTGCGCTCACCGGTCGACTGTGTCGTCTGTGACGAGCGGTTGCTCGACCCGAAGACGTGGGCGTTCCTCCACCGGCTCGACGACCGCTCCCTCGACATCCCGGTCGTCCTCCAGACCGACGGCACCGGAACCAACGTCCCCGAAGCGCTGTACGACGCGGTGAGTCCCGGCGAGGAGCCCGAGGCGCTGGCGGCGGTCATCCTCGACCTCGTCGGGGCCGACGAGGAGGGGGCGCCCTTCGCGGGCGACGCGGTCGCCGACCTGCTGGACCGGGCCGACGAGTACGTCGCGCACGTCGAGCGGGACGGCACCGTCCGGATGGTGAACGCCTCGGCCGCCACCCAGCTCGACCTCCCCCGCGAGGAGATCGTGGGGCAACAGCTCGGTGACCTCGTCGACGACGAGACCGATATCATGGCTGCCGGCCGGGCGGTCCTCGAGATGGATGAGAGTCGGAAGCTCCACGACGAGCAGGACGGCCGGCACTTCACCGCGACCTTCGAGCCGGTTGCCGCCGACATGTTCGAGGTGGTCGTGCGCGATGTCACCACCACCAGGCGGGCCGAGCGAGCGTTCCGCGAGGAGCGGGCGTTCCTCGAGTCGGTCATCGACAGCCTCAGCGAGGTGTTCTTCGTGCTGGACCTCGACTTCCGCTTCGTCCGGTGGAACGACCGGGTCAACGAGGTGACCGGCCGGAGGGACGAGGCACTCCAGGGCGCGAGCGCGCTGGAGTTCTTCAGTACGGCGGGGGCCGAGCGCGCCGCCGAACGCCTCCAGGAGGTCGTCTCGGAGGGCCAGGCGACCGCCGAACTCGAGGTCGTCGGCGACACGGATGCCGACCCCATCCCGTTCGAGTTCACCTCCTCGCTGGTCCGCGACGAGACGGGCGAGCCCCGCTACATCTGCGGTATCGGGCGCGACATCTCGGAGCGGAAGGCCACGCAGGCAGAGCTGGACGAGGCCATCGCGGAGCTGGAGCGTTCGAACGCCGAACTGGAGCAGTTCGCCTACGTCGCCTCTCACGACCTGAAGGAACCGCTCCGGATGGTGTCGAGCTACCTCCAGTTGCTGGACCGCCGGTACAAGGACGACCTCGACGAGGACGCCCAGGAGTTCGTCGA of the Haloglomus salinum genome contains:
- a CDS encoding sensor histidine kinase; its protein translation is MSIGTDAVHVFYVGPRPSTVVSLPDSKVGDATFLTSVAAETDVAVSQLLRSPVDCVVCDERLLDPKTWAFLHRLDDRSLDIPVVLQTDGTGTNVPEALYDAVSPGEEPEALAAVILDLVGADEEGAPFAGDAVADLLDRADEYVAHVERDGTVRMVNASAATQLDLPREEIVGQQLGDLVDDETDIMAAGRAVLEMDESRKLHDEQDGRHFTATFEPVAADMFEVVVRDVTTTRRAERAFREERAFLESVIDSLSEVFFVLDLDFRFVRWNDRVNEVTGRRDEALQGASALEFFSTAGAERAAERLQEVVSEGQATAELEVVGDTDADPIPFEFTSSLVRDETGEPRYICGIGRDISERKATQAELDEAIAELERSNAELEQFAYVASHDLKEPLRMVSSYLQLLDRRYKDDLDEDAQEFVEFAVDGAERMQDMIRDLLEYSRVGRREKEFEEVEMERILETAQQNLEVAIDGSDATVEVGDLPTIEGERSQLVELFQNLLSNAIRYSGDATPHVEVDATREDDHWLFTVADNGRGIPEDRIDRVFDLFYRSDIHDSTGIGLALVKKIAESHGGDIDVESTPGEGTTFSIRLPEEE